From a single Microbacterium terrisoli genomic region:
- a CDS encoding right-handed parallel beta-helix repeat-containing protein, whose translation MDRRRTTAAHVRGRASARRASARRASVAAAAIMAAVVTAPLLAACTVNAAGAPTPTATTREPCTAAVETLVDAVRTTVAGYEVPLTAAASPGPTPVPSQVTGGGSPDDQRALQDAVAAARTTRQQHGCASFDRDLTRGLDTITPQGAVADAVWRRLSATLLGTVEQSTGDTVIAAGTDLRDAVAHAAAGSVIALPAGVLTLTATLVLLDAVTLRGAGRDATVIHSEAPNVGVLVAGSAAVRLTDLSLAMTGSQAASGIVAGTGTTLALTRTRISGAKADQAGDGGAGVYLSGARTATAGADTTFEATDAVFATNQWAGVAVAGSHRVSIQASRFERNGKAGLLFLDAAGGSVVSSTFTSDGIGIAVSDTAAPTLKSNTVTGGSVGVQTDSHAAPVIDGLRVSAADKASLIIGGDSRGWIGGVSCSHSPYGMIISARAAPTLGSNTCPLQRGGS comes from the coding sequence GTGGACCGTCGTCGCACCACCGCAGCGCACGTTCGTGGGCGCGCGAGCGCGCGGCGCGCGAGCGCGCGGCGCGCGAGCGTCGCGGCCGCGGCGATCATGGCCGCCGTCGTGACCGCCCCGCTTCTGGCGGCCTGCACGGTGAACGCGGCGGGTGCACCGACGCCCACGGCGACCACGCGTGAGCCCTGCACAGCGGCGGTCGAGACGCTCGTCGACGCCGTACGCACGACCGTCGCCGGCTATGAAGTGCCGCTCACCGCCGCGGCGTCGCCGGGGCCGACGCCGGTGCCGTCGCAGGTGACCGGCGGCGGATCGCCCGACGATCAGCGCGCGCTGCAGGACGCCGTGGCCGCGGCGCGCACGACCCGGCAACAGCACGGGTGCGCGTCGTTCGACCGCGACCTCACCAGGGGCCTGGACACCATCACGCCGCAGGGCGCGGTGGCCGACGCGGTGTGGCGGCGACTGTCGGCGACGTTGCTGGGCACCGTCGAACAGAGCACGGGCGACACAGTCATCGCCGCCGGCACCGACCTGCGTGACGCCGTCGCGCACGCCGCGGCCGGCTCGGTGATCGCTCTGCCGGCCGGCGTGCTCACGCTGACCGCGACTCTCGTGCTGCTGGACGCGGTGACACTGCGCGGTGCCGGACGCGACGCCACCGTCATCCATTCGGAGGCGCCGAATGTGGGGGTGCTCGTGGCGGGTTCGGCGGCGGTGCGCCTTACGGACCTCTCGCTGGCGATGACGGGAAGCCAGGCCGCGTCGGGCATCGTCGCCGGCACCGGCACGACGCTCGCTCTCACGCGTACGCGCATCTCGGGAGCGAAGGCGGATCAAGCCGGAGACGGCGGCGCCGGTGTGTATCTGTCCGGCGCGCGCACCGCCACAGCGGGAGCAGACACGACCTTCGAGGCGACCGATGCAGTCTTCGCCACCAATCAGTGGGCCGGCGTGGCGGTCGCGGGATCCCACCGCGTGAGCATCCAGGCCTCACGATTCGAGCGCAACGGAAAGGCCGGGCTGCTGTTCCTGGACGCCGCGGGAGGATCCGTGGTCAGCAGCACATTCACCTCCGACGGGATCGGGATCGCCGTATCGGACACCGCGGCGCCCACGTTGAAGTCGAACACAGTGACGGGAGGCTCGGTGGGCGTGCAGACCGACAGTCATGCCGCGCCCGTCATCGACGGACTGCGGGTGAGCGCCGCAGACAAGGCTTCGCTCATCATCGGCGGCGACTCCCGGGGCTGGATCGGTGGTGTCTCATGCTCACATTCCCCCTACGGAATGATCATCTCCGCGAGGGCGGCGCCGACTCTCGGTTCGAACACCTGTCCATTGCAGCGCGGCGGCTCCTGA
- the recO gene encoding DNA repair protein RecO, translating into MPTYRDEVVVLRTHKLGEADRILTCLSRRNGKIRAVAKGVRRTSSRFGARLEPFMVADAQFYRGRNLDIVQQADSLGAYGAEIAVHYDRYTAASAMVETADRLNEAEATPQQYLLLVGGLRALSRGDHASRSILDSYLLRAMSMSGWAPGLVDCARCGLPGPHDSFVAQLGGVVCRNCAPAGAVRVDLTTTHLLQALIAGEWDVVDAASPGSTAAASGLVAAYAQWHLERGIRALQHVLNEPVWPEEARL; encoded by the coding sequence GTGCCCACCTATCGTGACGAGGTCGTCGTCCTGCGTACCCACAAGCTGGGTGAGGCGGACCGTATCCTCACGTGCCTGAGTCGCCGCAACGGCAAGATCCGTGCGGTGGCGAAGGGGGTGCGGCGCACGTCGTCCCGTTTCGGCGCGCGACTCGAGCCCTTCATGGTCGCCGACGCGCAGTTCTACCGTGGACGCAATCTCGACATCGTCCAGCAGGCCGACTCGCTGGGCGCCTACGGGGCCGAGATCGCCGTGCACTACGACCGGTACACGGCCGCGAGTGCCATGGTCGAGACCGCCGACCGGCTCAACGAGGCAGAAGCCACCCCGCAGCAGTACCTGCTGCTGGTGGGCGGGCTGCGCGCGCTCTCACGCGGCGACCACGCTTCGCGCAGCATCCTGGACTCCTATCTTCTGCGCGCGATGTCGATGTCGGGCTGGGCGCCCGGACTCGTCGACTGCGCGCGCTGCGGACTGCCCGGGCCGCACGACTCCTTCGTGGCGCAGCTGGGCGGTGTCGTGTGCCGCAACTGCGCGCCGGCGGGCGCCGTGCGCGTGGACCTGACCACGACGCACCTGCTGCAGGCGCTGATCGCGGGGGAGTGGGATGTGGTGGATGCCGCCTCGCCGGGCTCGACCGCTGCGGCATCCGGTCTGGTCGCCGCCTACGCGCAGTGGCATCTGGAACGCGGCATCCGTGCGCTTCAGCACGTTCTGAACGAGCCGGTGTGGCCGGAGGAAGCGCGCCTGTGA
- a CDS encoding trimeric intracellular cation channel family protein: protein MTDPIFVIPLWADLTAVALGGVQGAMFAAGFRGQRRLDFLGVALIGIMIGMGGGLIRDLLLNTTPVTLQNNWYLVTATAAALLGMLLAAPLAKLSGVIVGLDALVIALFGAFGTSKALALGLPLVPAVFVGVVAAVGGGALRDVLMGLPVAIMHVGSLYAVAAAAGCVVLAGMHAFGVPTVVAAIVGIAVTSVIRLLAVIFDVSLPEQRMLHRRKVAVETSAIAVIKPDEA from the coding sequence GTGACCGACCCGATCTTCGTCATCCCTCTGTGGGCCGACCTCACCGCTGTCGCGCTCGGCGGCGTGCAGGGGGCCATGTTCGCCGCAGGATTCCGCGGTCAGCGGCGTCTGGACTTTCTCGGCGTCGCGCTGATCGGTATCATGATCGGCATGGGCGGGGGCCTCATCCGCGACCTCCTGTTGAACACCACCCCGGTGACGCTGCAGAACAATTGGTATCTGGTGACGGCGACCGCCGCGGCCCTTCTGGGTATGCTCCTGGCCGCTCCGCTGGCAAAGCTCAGCGGCGTGATCGTCGGGCTGGATGCCCTCGTGATCGCGCTGTTCGGGGCGTTCGGAACCAGCAAGGCACTGGCCCTGGGACTTCCACTGGTGCCCGCCGTGTTCGTCGGCGTGGTCGCCGCCGTGGGCGGCGGCGCCCTGCGCGACGTCTTGATGGGGCTTCCGGTGGCCATCATGCACGTCGGGTCGCTGTACGCGGTCGCCGCCGCGGCCGGATGCGTCGTCCTGGCCGGCATGCATGCATTCGGCGTGCCCACCGTGGTGGCCGCGATCGTCGGCATCGCGGTGACGAGCGTGATCCGACTGCTGGCCGTGATCTTCGACGTCTCACTGCCCGAGCAGCGCATGCTGCACCGGCGCAAGGTCGCGGTCGAGACCAGCGCGATCGCGGTCATCAAGCCCGACGAGGCGTAG